In one Rutidosis leptorrhynchoides isolate AG116_Rl617_1_P2 chromosome 8, CSIRO_AGI_Rlap_v1, whole genome shotgun sequence genomic region, the following are encoded:
- the LOC139864871 gene encoding non-specific lipid transfer protein GPI-anchored 14-like → MGSQNMSRTLVLWLAMVMVLVNLSKGDFDQDKAKCGDILIGLATCLPYVSGQSKAPTMNCCAGLKPVVQNNRVCLCILIRDRDDPNLGIKINATLALGLPDTCKTPSNVTECPKLMNLPPNSPEAKIFLDWGKNAKASNTSTAVTPSGNGKVTSSGDVGRVEKYWGVLYVTIIFLFQIA, encoded by the exons ATGGGTTCACAAAATATGTCACGAACATTGGTTCTATGGCTAGCCATGGTTATGGTTCTTGTGAATTTATCAAAAGGAGACTTTGATCAAGACAAGGCAAAGTGTGGTGACATTCTTATTGGGTTAGCCACTTGCCTTCCTTATGTAAGTGGTCAATCTAAGGCTCCAACCATGAATTGTTGTGCTGGCCTTAAACCGGTCGTGCAAAATAATAGGGTTTGTTTATGCATCTTGATTAGAGACCGAGATGATCCTAATCTCGGCATCAAGATTAATGCGACACTCGCATTGGGTTTACCCGATACATGTAAAACGCCTTCTAATGTCACCGAGTGTCCTA AGCTCATGAACTTGCCACCCAACTCCCCGGAAGCCAAGATTTTTTTGGATTGGGGTAAAAATGCAAAAGCTAGTAACACTTCCACTGCCGTTACTCCATCAG GTAATGGAAAAGTTACATCAAGTGGTGATGTTGGAAGAGTGGAGAAATATTGGGGGGTTTTATATGTAACTATCATCTTTCTCTTTCAAATTGCTTAA